The Chlamydiota bacterium genome contains a region encoding:
- a CDS encoding nucleotidyltransferase domain-containing protein: MVSSKKLVIKDKINSMALKVAKYYHPEKIILFGSWAWGKPKKDSDVDLFIIKKGRKSSLDMMRDIDRILLGRTIPIDILAYTPIQVKKRYCMGDPFLKKILQSGKVLYEARPSPSRPRRRVA; encoded by the coding sequence ATGGTCTCTTCAAAGAAACTTGTCATAAAAGATAAAATCAATTCGATGGCCCTAAAAGTCGCGAAGTATTATCATCCAGAAAAAATTATTCTGTTTGGTTCATGGGCTTGGGGCAAACCTAAAAAAGACAGCGATGTTGATTTGTTTATCATAAAAAAAGGCAGAAAAAGTTCTCTTGATATGATGAGAGATATTGACCGAATTCTCCTGGGTCGTACCATTCCGATTGATATTCTGGCTTATACACCTATTCAAGTCAAAAAACGTTATTGTATGGGCGACCCTTTTCTAAAGAAAATTCTCCAGTCAGGAAAAGTCCTTTATGAAGCAAGACCTTCCCCATCCAGACCTCGTCGACGAGTGGCTTAA
- a CDS encoding HEPN domain-containing protein produces MKQDLPHPDLVDEWLKRAYDDELNIRSILKHRDGTSAVVCFLSQQMAEKHFKALLLKLTGKHPKVHDLGQLAELTTPYFKKTVKELTEEMVLLNRYYIGTRYPGDIDITSFSWEMAEEAFDAAMIIKNFVLEKLYR; encoded by the coding sequence ATGAAGCAAGACCTTCCCCATCCAGACCTCGTCGACGAGTGGCTTAAAAGGGCCTATGACGATGAACTCAATATACGTTCTATTTTAAAACATAGAGACGGGACGTCTGCTGTCGTTTGTTTTTTGTCTCAACAAATGGCCGAAAAACACTTCAAGGCACTTCTATTAAAGTTGACTGGAAAACATCCAAAGGTTCATGACCTCGGACAACTTGCAGAACTCACCACACCTTACTTTAAGAAAACTGTAAAGGAATTAACGGAAGAAATGGTCCTTCTAAATCGCTATTACATCGGTACCCGTTATCCTGGAGACATTGACATTACAAGCTTTTCATGGGAAATGGCTGAAGAGGCATTTGATGCAGCTATGATTATTAAAAATTTCGTCTTAGAAAAATTATATCGTTAG